A single Thermoanaerobacterium sp. RBIITD DNA region contains:
- a CDS encoding carbohydrate ABC transporter permease, whose amino-acid sequence MARNKKIRLSTEDIVFDTINYILLTIVIIVTLYPFVHVLAISFNDAIDTVRGGIYLFPRKFTTFNYVSILSDPEIYNATIISALRAVIGSVLNVIASIIVAYAISRRDFVLRGIVSKIFTYSMYFTSGLIPYYLLIRDLHLMNNFLVYILPGIVSAWNIMVVRSYIDGLPASLVESAKLDGASELRIIFSIIFPLSVPVLATITLFVAVGQWNSWFDTMLFCSTNPNLSTLQYELQKVLQSTQQFTQQASFDMGLRNNSNSVTPESIRASMTIVAVVPIMMVYPFLQKYFVKGLTIGSVKG is encoded by the coding sequence GTGGCTAGAAATAAGAAAATTAGGTTGAGCACAGAAGATATTGTATTTGACACAATTAATTACATTCTTCTTACGATTGTAATAATAGTCACGCTGTATCCATTTGTACATGTATTAGCAATTTCATTTAATGATGCTATAGATACAGTGAGAGGTGGAATTTATTTATTTCCAAGGAAATTTACGACTTTTAATTATGTTTCAATTTTGAGCGATCCTGAAATTTACAATGCGACAATCATTTCTGCATTAAGAGCTGTTATAGGTTCTGTTTTAAATGTGATCGCAAGCATAATAGTTGCATATGCCATAAGCAGAAGGGATTTTGTGTTAAGAGGTATAGTTTCAAAAATATTTACTTATTCTATGTATTTTACAAGTGGTTTAATTCCTTATTATTTGTTAATTAGGGATTTACATCTTATGAATAACTTTTTAGTTTACATATTGCCAGGGATAGTAAGTGCATGGAATATAATGGTTGTGAGAAGTTATATTGATGGTTTGCCAGCTAGTCTCGTTGAATCGGCGAAATTAGATGGCGCTAGCGAACTAAGGATAATATTTTCTATCATATTTCCACTTAGTGTGCCAGTATTAGCAACAATAACGCTTTTTGTTGCAGTTGGACAATGGAATTCGTGGTTTGATACTATGCTTTTTTGTTCAACAAATCCAAATTTAAGCACATTACAGTATGAATTGCAGAAAGTTTTGCAATCAACTCAACAATTTACACAGCAAGCGTCTTTTGATATGGGGCTAAGAAATAATTCTAATTCAGTTACCCCGGAAAGTATAAGAGCATCAATGACAATAGTAGCGGTAGTACCAATTATGATGGTCTATCCGTTCTTACAAAAATACTTCGTAAAAGGTTTAACTATTGGCAGCGTAAAGGGTTAG
- a CDS encoding endo-1,4-beta-xylanase has translation MKNNVSRFVSIIIVFTMIFGTSLFFPHIRAFADDTNINLVSNGDFETGTIDGWIKQGNPTLAVTTEQAIGRYSMKVTGRTQTYEGPAYSFLGKMQKGESYNVSLKVRLVSGQNSSNPLITVTMFREDDNGQHYDSIVYQKQVSENSWTTVNGTYTLDYTGTLKTLYMYVESPDPTLEYYIDDVVVTPQNAPEIGNVISNGTFENGDTTGWTGTGTSVVKAVYQEFHSGSYSMLTTGRSAGWNGPSYDLTGKIVAGQQYSVGFWVKYNDGNDTEQFKATVRATSSTGTSYIQVNNLANVNKGEWTEIKGSFTLPDADYSAISIYVESPNPTLEFYIDDFSVIGEIANNQITIQNDIPDLSSVFKDYFPIGVAVDPSRLGDTDPHAQLTAKHFNMLVAENAMKPESLQPTEGNFTFDNADKIVDYAIAHNMKMRGHTLLWHNQVPDWFFQDPSDPSKPASRDLLLQRLKTHITTVLGHFKTKYVSQNPIIGWDVVNEVLDDNGNLRNSKWLQIIGPDYIEKAFKYAHDADPSMKLFINDYNIENNGVKTQAMYDLVKKLKSEGVPIDGIGMQMHININSNIDNIKASIEKLASLGVKIQVTELDMNMNGNVSNEALLKQARLYKQLFDLFKAEKQYITAVVFWGVSDDVTWLSKPNAPLLFDSKLQAKPAYWAIVDPSKATPNIQSSKALKGSPAIGVNIDKSWKLVKPLYANTYVKGIDGATASVKTTWDSKNLYLLAQVTDNTPAANDSIEIFIDKNDNKSINYQTDDKHFIINRDGTGSSYITKYVTSDANGYIVQAAIPFADINPSLGKSVGFDIRINDDKGTENIDSIAVWNDYSNSQDTNTSYYGDLILSKSAQIADTIYGTPNIDGKIDDIWNKADAVTTNTWVLGTSGATATVKAMWDDKYLYVLADVKDSNLNKSSVNPYEQDSVEVFLDQNNDKTSFYESDDGQYRVNYDNEQSFGGSTNSTGFKSATSITQNGYIVEEAIPFTVIVPSDGAIIGFDAQVNDANDNGQRTGIATWCDPSGNSWQDTSGFGNLLLTGKPSNGSTGTTSNTGTISTTSGNSSNTNNAIGTVNKNGNVITLTLDVQKAKDLINNTKDKKVVFDLTTLGTSQQKVVEIPKDILTASATSDKDIVIKSDNASIVLSKDTLDQSQIASGVNVSIKDNGKPNVSNYVPFSNALDISIKSDSGNVVLIKPVEVTLNISKANDTRKVAVYYYNPTTNQWEYVGGKVDKETNTITFNATHFSQYAVLEYEKTFDDIKNSWAKDNIEVLTSRHIVEGMTDTQYAPNKTVTRAEFASMILRLLNIKEEPYSGEFSDVKSGDWYANAIEAAYNAGIIEGDGKNMRPNDSITREEMTAIAMRAYDMLTSYKEENIGNTTFNDDKDISDWAKNVVANAAKLGIVNGEPNNVFAPKGIATRAEAAAIVYGLLEKSNNL, from the coding sequence ATGAAGAATAATGTAAGTAGGTTTGTATCTATTATTATAGTTTTCACAATGATTTTTGGAACATCATTGTTTTTTCCACACATAAGAGCATTTGCTGATGACACTAATATAAATCTGGTTTCTAATGGGGACTTTGAGACAGGCACAATTGATGGCTGGATTAAACAAGGTAATCCTACATTAGCAGTAACGACTGAGCAAGCAATTGGGCGATACAGTATGAAAGTTACGGGTAGAACACAGACATATGAAGGACCTGCATATAGCTTTTTAGGAAAAATGCAGAAAGGTGAATCATATAATGTATCGCTTAAAGTTAGACTTGTTTCTGGACAAAATTCATCTAATCCTTTGATTACTGTGACTATGTTTAGAGAAGATGACAATGGCCAGCATTATGATTCAATAGTTTACCAGAAACAAGTTTCTGAAAATTCATGGACTACTGTAAACGGGACTTATACATTGGATTATACTGGAACATTAAAAACATTATATATGTACGTGGAATCACCCGATCCAACGCTGGAATACTATATTGATGATGTGGTAGTTACTCCTCAAAATGCACCTGAAATAGGCAATGTTATAAGCAATGGAACATTTGAAAATGGAGATACAACTGGATGGACTGGAACTGGCACTTCTGTTGTTAAAGCTGTCTATCAGGAATTTCATAGTGGAAGTTACAGTATGTTGACAACAGGAAGGTCTGCCGGGTGGAATGGTCCAAGTTATGATTTGACTGGTAAGATAGTTGCAGGTCAACAATATAGCGTGGGTTTTTGGGTCAAATACAATGATGGGAATGATACTGAACAGTTTAAAGCTACAGTTAGAGCGACGTCATCGACAGGAACTTCTTATATACAAGTTAACAATTTAGCTAATGTCAATAAAGGGGAATGGACAGAAATAAAAGGTAGTTTCACTTTACCAGATGCAGATTATAGTGCCATAAGTATCTATGTTGAGTCACCCAATCCAACATTGGAGTTTTATATTGATGACTTCTCTGTAATAGGTGAAATTGCAAATAATCAAATTACTATTCAAAATGACATTCCGGATTTGTCTTCAGTATTTAAAGATTATTTTCCAATCGGTGTTGCGGTTGACCCAAGCAGATTAGGTGATACTGATCCACATGCTCAATTGACAGCTAAACATTTTAATATGCTTGTCGCAGAAAATGCTATGAAACCAGAAAGCTTGCAGCCTACAGAAGGAAACTTTACTTTTGATAATGCTGATAAGATTGTTGATTATGCAATAGCACACAATATGAAGATGAGAGGGCATACTTTGCTTTGGCATAATCAGGTTCCAGATTGGTTTTTCCAGGACCCGTCTGATCCGTCTAAGCCTGCTTCAAGGGATTTACTGCTTCAAAGATTAAAAACACACATAACAACTGTATTAGGCCATTTTAAAACAAAATACGTTTCTCAAAATCCAATTATTGGCTGGGATGTTGTAAATGAGGTTCTTGATGATAATGGCAATTTAAGGAATTCTAAGTGGTTGCAGATAATAGGGCCTGATTATATTGAAAAAGCTTTTAAATATGCACATGATGCAGATCCATCTATGAAATTATTTATTAATGATTATAACATTGAAAATAATGGTGTTAAAACTCAAGCTATGTATGACTTAGTGAAAAAATTAAAAAGTGAAGGCGTGCCGATAGACGGAATAGGCATGCAGATGCACATAAATATAAATTCTAATATAGACAATATAAAAGCTTCTATAGAGAAACTTGCTTCATTAGGTGTGAAAATACAGGTAACTGAATTAGATATGAATATGAATGGCAATGTATCAAATGAAGCATTGCTTAAGCAAGCTAGATTGTACAAACAATTGTTTGACTTGTTTAAAGCAGAGAAACAGTATATAACTGCCGTAGTTTTTTGGGGAGTTTCAGATGATGTAACTTGGCTTAGTAAGCCAAATGCTCCGCTGCTTTTTGATTCAAAATTACAAGCTAAACCAGCATATTGGGCAATTGTAGATCCTAGTAAAGCTACTCCAAATATTCAATCTTCAAAAGCTTTAAAAGGCTCACCAGCAATCGGTGTGAATATCGATAAATCTTGGAAATTAGTTAAACCTTTATATGCAAATACTTATGTAAAAGGTATTGATGGAGCAACGGCTAGTGTAAAAACAACGTGGGATTCTAAAAATCTTTATTTGTTGGCACAAGTAACAGATAATACACCAGCTGCCAATGATAGCATTGAAATCTTTATTGACAAAAATGACAATAAATCAATAAATTATCAGACAGATGATAAACATTTTATAATTAATAGGGATGGTACAGGGAGTTCTTATATTACGAAATATGTGACTTCTGACGCTAATGGTTATATTGTACAGGCTGCAATTCCGTTTGCAGACATAAATCCATCTCTTGGCAAAAGTGTAGGATTTGATATTAGGATTAATGATGATAAAGGTACTGAGAATATTGATTCTATAGCAGTGTGGAATGATTATAGCAACAGTCAAGATACAAATACTTCATATTATGGAGATCTAATACTTTCAAAATCTGCTCAAATAGCTGATACGATTTATGGAACGCCAAATATAGATGGCAAAATAGATGATATCTGGAATAAGGCTGATGCGGTTACTACCAATACATGGGTTTTAGGTACGTCAGGAGCAACGGCTACTGTTAAGGCCATGTGGGATGATAAATATCTATATGTATTAGCAGATGTAAAAGATAGTAATTTGAATAAGTCTAGTGTAAATCCTTACGAGCAAGATTCTGTTGAAGTTTTTCTTGACCAAAATAATGATAAGACTTCGTTCTATGAAAGCGACGATGGTCAATATAGAGTTAATTATGATAATGAACAAAGCTTTGGTGGAAGTACTAATTCCACTGGATTTAAATCGGCAACAAGCATTACACAGAATGGTTACATTGTTGAAGAAGCTATTCCTTTTACTGTTATTGTTCCATCAGATGGAGCTATAATCGGATTTGATGCGCAAGTGAATGATGCAAATGATAATGGACAAAGAACAGGAATAGCTACATGGTGCGATCCCAGCGGCAATTCATGGCAAGATACTTCAGGATTTGGTAATTTGCTACTTACAGGTAAGCCATCAAATGGTAGTACAGGAACTACAAGCAATACAGGAACTATAAGTACTACAAGCGGTAACAGCAGCAATACAAACAATGCAATTGGAACAGTCAATAAAAATGGAAATGTCATTACATTGACTCTTGATGTACAAAAAGCGAAAGACCTTATAAACAATACAAAAGACAAGAAAGTAGTGTTCGACCTTACAACACTTGGAACAAGCCAACAAAAAGTTGTTGAAATTCCAAAAGATATTTTGACTGCTAGTGCTACTAGTGACAAAGACATCGTAATAAAATCTGACAACGCATCGATAGTATTGTCGAAAGATACTTTGGATCAAAGTCAGATAGCGAGTGGAGTCAATGTATCCATCAAAGACAATGGAAAGCCGAATGTATCAAATTACGTACCGTTTTCTAATGCGTTAGACATCAGCATTAAATCAGACAGTGGAAATGTAGTATTAATAAAACCAGTAGAAGTAACATTAAACATATCAAAAGCTAACGATACAAGAAAAGTTGCAGTGTACTACTACAATCCAACAACAAATCAATGGGAGTACGTTGGAGGAAAAGTAGATAAAGAAACTAATACAATAACATTCAACGCAACCCACTTCTCACAGTATGCTGTATTAGAATACGAAAAGACATTTGATGACATAAAAAATAGCTGGGCAAAAGACAACATAGAAGTATTAACATCAAGGCACATAGTAGAAGGAATGACTGATACCCAATATGCACCGAATAAAACAGTCACAAGAGCAGAATTTGCATCAATGATATTGAGGCTATTAAACATAAAAGAAGAGCCATACAGTGGAGAATTTAGCGATGTAAAGAGTGGAGATTGGTATGCAAATGCAATAGAAGCAGCGTATAACGCAGGAATAATAGAAGGTGACGGAAAAAACATGAGGCCCAATGACAGCATAACACGAGAAGAGATGACAGCCATAGCCATGAGAGCATACGATATGCTTACATCCTATAAAGAAGAGAATATAGGAAATACGACATTTAACGATGATAAGGATATAAGCGATTGGGCAAAGAATGTAGTAGCAAATGCAGCAAAACTAGGAATAGTAAATGGAGAGCCAAATAACGTGTTTGCACCTAAAGGAATAGCTACAAGAGCAGAAGCAGCAGCTATAGTATACGGCTTATTAGAGAAATCAAATAATCTGTAA
- a CDS encoding endo-1,4-beta-xylanase: MNVSSNELRHRKGTKAIRLMTKDGFPIKNKEVTVSQTKHKFLFGCAEFDSVPLANGELEEKERIKAEERFEKFFELFNYATLPFYWGRFEPKKGKPDTERLKKASEWLVSRGLLIKGHPLCWHTVTAPWLLDMSNEEILKAQLNRIKREVSGFKGLVDIWDVINEVVIMPIFDKYDNGITRICKELGRIHLVKEVFNEAKKANPEAVLLINDFNTSISYEILIEGCLEAGIPIDAIGIQSHMHQGYWGVEKTLEVLERFSHFNIPLHFTENTLLSGHLMPPEIEDLNDYQIKEWPSTPDDEERQAMEVIKHYKTLFSHPMVESITWWNFCDENAWLGAPAGLLRRDNSCKPSYYELKKLIKKEWWTHPTRLVTNNTGEFEFTGFLGEYELAIDNIKLHFNLDKNSTLIEITV; this comes from the coding sequence ATGAATGTTAGCAGTAATGAATTAAGACATCGAAAAGGTACAAAAGCAATTAGATTAATGACTAAAGATGGCTTTCCAATTAAAAACAAAGAAGTTACAGTATCACAGACAAAACATAAATTTTTATTTGGTTGTGCAGAATTTGATTCTGTGCCGTTAGCCAACGGAGAACTAGAAGAAAAAGAAAGAATAAAAGCCGAAGAACGTTTTGAAAAATTTTTTGAACTTTTTAATTATGCTACACTTCCATTTTATTGGGGGAGATTTGAACCTAAAAAAGGCAAACCAGATACAGAAAGACTTAAAAAAGCTTCTGAATGGCTTGTTTCTAGAGGTTTGCTTATTAAAGGACATCCGCTTTGCTGGCATACCGTAACCGCGCCTTGGCTTTTAGATATGAGCAATGAAGAAATTTTGAAAGCACAGCTAAATCGCATAAAACGTGAAGTAAGCGGTTTTAAAGGATTAGTGGATATATGGGATGTAATCAATGAAGTCGTCATCATGCCTATTTTTGATAAGTATGACAATGGAATAACTAGGATATGCAAAGAATTAGGGCGCATTCACCTCGTAAAAGAAGTTTTTAATGAAGCAAAAAAGGCTAATCCTGAAGCAGTTCTCCTTATAAATGACTTTAATACATCAATTTCATACGAAATACTCATAGAAGGATGCCTTGAAGCTGGAATCCCTATTGATGCCATAGGAATTCAATCGCACATGCATCAAGGATATTGGGGCGTCGAAAAGACTTTAGAAGTACTTGAAAGATTTTCACATTTCAATATACCTTTGCATTTTACAGAAAACACATTATTATCAGGGCATTTGATGCCACCTGAAATAGAAGACCTAAATGACTACCAGATAAAAGAATGGCCGTCAACACCTGATGATGAAGAGCGACAAGCAATGGAAGTTATAAAACATTACAAAACTCTCTTTTCACATCCAATGGTAGAATCAATCACATGGTGGAATTTCTGCGATGAAAATGCATGGCTTGGAGCACCTGCAGGTCTTTTACGCCGTGACAATTCATGTAAACCTTCATACTATGAACTAAAAAAACTTATCAAAAAAGAGTGGTGGACTCATCCTACGCGTCTCGTTACAAACAATACCGGCGAGTTTGAATTTACAGGCTTCTTAGGCGAATACGAGTTAGCTATTGATAATATAAAATTACACTTTAACCTCGATAAAAACAGCACATTAATAGAAATCACAGTGTAA
- a CDS encoding extracellular solute-binding protein yields the protein MKRFKKVMLIVLSLLLVLSVSACGSNGSNSSNASNSSKSSNSSGKITLTYWNIFTGEPAKTKVKEIIDQWNKENPNVQIVESVTENDAYKTKIKTAIAANEAPDIFQTWAGGFSQPFVEAGKVLQLDSYLNDGTKDQMLPGALDNVTYNGKIYGITYDQQASVLYVNKELFDKYNVKIPTTFSELIDAIKTFKSKGITPFALGEKDEWPGMWYYDMIALREGGVQLTRDALNGKTSFDNQAFVDAAKRLQEMVDAGAFDAGFMGLTRDEATAEFNQGKAAMYFGGNFDAAAFDSDPSSLVKGKIEAVRFPNIEGGKGDPTEYIGGGAGALMVSANSKHKDEAVKAAKYLAKHLSDMEYLIGAGLPMFKYDNVDQSQVSQLQIQIMNNIVANAKGNVPAWDLYLMGDDAQTHKDLVAQLFAKQITPQDYAKQMQQKINGK from the coding sequence ATGAAAAGATTCAAAAAAGTGATGCTGATTGTGCTATCTTTATTGTTGGTACTCAGTGTATCAGCATGTGGTTCTAATGGTTCAAACAGCTCAAATGCTTCAAATTCATCGAAGTCTTCAAATTCATCAGGAAAGATAACGCTTACCTATTGGAATATCTTCACTGGTGAACCTGCAAAGACAAAAGTCAAGGAGATTATTGATCAGTGGAATAAAGAAAATCCAAATGTGCAGATTGTTGAAAGCGTTACTGAAAACGATGCTTACAAGACAAAGATTAAGACTGCAATTGCTGCAAATGAAGCACCTGATATATTTCAGACATGGGCCGGAGGATTTTCACAGCCATTCGTTGAAGCTGGTAAAGTTCTTCAATTAGACAGCTACTTAAATGACGGTACAAAAGACCAGATGCTGCCAGGCGCACTAGATAATGTTACGTATAATGGGAAAATATATGGCATTACTTATGATCAGCAGGCAAGTGTACTATACGTAAATAAAGAACTTTTTGATAAATATAATGTTAAGATACCTACAACATTTAGTGAATTAATTGATGCAATAAAAACTTTCAAATCAAAGGGAATAACTCCATTTGCACTTGGTGAAAAAGACGAATGGCCGGGCATGTGGTATTACGACATGATAGCACTTCGTGAAGGCGGTGTGCAGCTTACTAGAGATGCATTAAATGGCAAAACATCATTTGACAATCAAGCCTTTGTAGACGCTGCAAAGAGACTTCAAGAGATGGTTGATGCAGGTGCATTTGATGCTGGATTTATGGGGCTTACGAGGGATGAAGCAACAGCAGAATTCAACCAAGGAAAAGCTGCTATGTACTTTGGAGGAAATTTCGACGCTGCAGCATTTGACTCAGATCCATCGTCACTTGTAAAAGGAAAAATAGAAGCTGTCAGATTCCCAAATATAGAAGGTGGTAAAGGTGATCCAACAGAGTACATTGGCGGTGGTGCAGGTGCATTAATGGTTAGTGCAAATTCAAAGCACAAAGATGAAGCTGTTAAGGCTGCGAAATATCTTGCAAAGCATTTGTCTGATATGGAGTATCTGATTGGTGCTGGATTACCTATGTTTAAATACGATAATGTAGATCAATCACAAGTTTCACAGCTTCAAATACAAATAATGAACAATATAGTTGCAAATGCGAAAGGTAATGTTCCTGCATGGGATCTGTATTTAATGGGTGATGATGCTCAGACACATAAGGATTTAGTTGCTCAATTGTTTGCAAAACAAATTACACCACAAGATTATGCAAAACAAATGCAACAGAAGATAAATGGTAAGTAA
- a CDS encoding sugar ABC transporter permease encodes MEKILSDKKAIFLFVFPAFLVFLVIVLLPIFFSFYYSLLKWDGFGKGVFIGLQNYKNLFINNTDGFIISVKNSFILAVLSVFIQLPISLLLALILSRGIKGEKFYRTVYFIPVILSTVVIGQLWMKIYNPNYGLLNFILTKIGLQSLTNQWLGNAKTALGAVFVPILWQYIGYHMLLMYASAKSIPTDIYEAAKIDGATESQIAFRITIPLMKPILKVCVIFAVIGSFKAFDLIYVLTNGGPLHASEVPSTLMYNMIFFRYQYGYGSAMAIFIILESLIGTVIIQKLFGKDVAY; translated from the coding sequence ATGGAAAAAATTTTGAGCGATAAGAAAGCGATATTTCTCTTCGTATTTCCTGCATTTTTAGTTTTTTTGGTTATTGTATTGCTTCCGATATTTTTTTCTTTTTATTACAGTTTATTAAAGTGGGACGGTTTTGGCAAAGGAGTTTTTATTGGACTGCAGAACTATAAAAATTTATTTATTAATAACACAGATGGGTTTATTATTTCTGTCAAAAATTCGTTTATATTGGCAGTTCTTTCTGTGTTTATTCAACTCCCTATTTCTCTTTTACTTGCTTTAATACTGTCCAGAGGGATTAAAGGTGAGAAATTTTACAGAACTGTGTATTTTATACCTGTTATTCTGTCGACAGTTGTTATAGGTCAGCTTTGGATGAAGATATACAACCCAAATTATGGACTATTAAATTTCATACTGACTAAGATTGGCTTACAATCTCTTACAAATCAATGGCTTGGAAATGCTAAGACAGCACTTGGCGCGGTATTTGTTCCGATTTTGTGGCAGTACATTGGCTATCACATGTTGTTGATGTATGCGTCTGCAAAGTCAATACCTACGGACATATACGAAGCTGCTAAAATCGATGGTGCTACTGAATCTCAGATTGCATTCAGGATAACAATACCTCTTATGAAACCTATATTGAAAGTTTGTGTCATATTTGCCGTCATCGGTTCTTTTAAGGCATTTGATTTAATCTATGTTTTGACTAATGGCGGACCATTACATGCCAGCGAAGTACCGTCAACATTGATGTACAACATGATATTCTTTAGATATCAATATGGTTATGGTAGTGCAATGGCTATATTTATCATTTTAGAATCTTTAATTGGAACAGTCATTATCCAAAAATTATTCGGAAAAGATGTAGCATATTAA
- a CDS encoding carbohydrate ABC transporter permease, whose product MENIANKNNKRGMKKIGLYLLEAMLVIWAIIQLYPLFWLFLFSVKNNTEIFGGNILGFPRIWQWSNYAVALSSGNVGRYFINSTIVTVLTIVISSILVATSAYAIVRMKWKYSKLVLTIFLTGMMVPIHATLLPLFIILKNLNLLNTYASLVIPYVAFAIPMGIFILTGFLYTIPRELEESAFLDGCSIYKSFYYIILPLIRPALATIAIFTYLSTWNELMFANTFINNDAIKTLTVGIMSLSGQYQTDWGPIGAGLVIATIPTILIYVLLSEQVQKSLVVGAVKG is encoded by the coding sequence TTGGAAAATATAGCAAATAAGAATAATAAAAGAGGTATGAAAAAAATTGGACTTTATTTGTTGGAGGCTATGCTTGTTATTTGGGCAATAATACAGCTATATCCTTTATTTTGGCTATTTTTATTTTCTGTAAAAAATAATACTGAGATTTTCGGCGGAAATATTCTTGGATTTCCTCGTATTTGGCAGTGGTCAAACTATGCTGTTGCTTTATCTAGCGGTAATGTAGGTAGGTACTTTATAAATAGTACAATAGTCACTGTTTTAACTATTGTCATATCCAGCATTTTGGTGGCAACAAGCGCATATGCGATTGTAAGGATGAAATGGAAGTACAGCAAACTTGTCCTTACGATATTTTTGACCGGAATGATGGTGCCGATACATGCTACGCTGCTTCCGTTATTTATAATTTTGAAGAATTTGAACTTGCTTAATACGTACGCATCGCTGGTAATACCATATGTTGCTTTTGCTATACCTATGGGAATATTTATATTGACAGGTTTTCTGTATACTATACCGAGGGAGTTAGAAGAATCAGCATTTCTAGATGGATGTAGCATATACAAGTCGTTTTATTACATTATATTGCCGCTTATAAGACCGGCATTAGCGACTATAGCGATTTTTACGTATTTGTCGACGTGGAATGAGCTTATGTTTGCGAATACTTTTATAAATAATGATGCTATAAAAACATTGACAGTTGGTATCATGTCATTGTCAGGGCAATATCAAACAGATTGGGGACCAATTGGTGCTGGACTCGTCATAGCTACGATTCCTACTATTTTAATTTATGTTCTGCTTAGCGAACAAGTGCAAAAGAGCCTTGTAGTAGGAGCGGTAAAGGGGTAA